GAAGTTATGTTCAAATTCATTGAAAGTGTCtgtatattttacatgtttttatttattttttttccacaggtGATCACAGAAGATCACAGATATAAATTTTCCTTCCTCCACATTTGAGATATAGCCTAGGCTAACGCAGTAGTTTGTACAACTTTAGAATATCCCAAAGGGTTTAGAATAAAAATACTCGCTAGAATTCTGTATAAAGTACATTCAGAATGTTTGACCAATTAAACATCTTAAATGAGTCATAATagaaaaacattcacacataatATCTGTGAACAGGAAAAACAATCAACATCATTTTTCTTAGAATCCAGTCATCTTATAAACATTTCacagaaatagaataaaataaatgatcatatgAATCAGTAGAGCGGTttctaataaaatctaaattaaaaaacattcattgtGTCATTGCCATGCACCTTTGTAAGTAGCCAGCGTTTAACACTACAGATGCTTGCATTTTACAGACATGAGTTTTCGTTCAAGGAGCTGGGATTATTTTACTTTAgacaagaaaaaaactaaaaatgatatTAAGATATCAGTGCCACAAAAATCGTTACATCTGGaggcttttgttttatttctctgaTATACAGTAGATGATTGTAAGTTCACTTCAATGCCCTCTGATGTCTCTGTTACGTGGTTCATGACTCAAACCAAAGTTCACTGACTGTCGCCCACAGGCGATTCCGTGCGGAACTGCAGCGTCCTCTGCTGGTCAGAGCGGGTAGTGCGGCACGCTGATATGCTGGTGAAACGCGCCGTGGTGCGCGCCGTACAGAATCTCTGTGGACGCGCCGCTCAGGCCCGTGCAAAGCGGCTCATGGTTGCTCAGGACCGTGGACAGATATTTGGCCTCTTCTGTGAGTCTTTTCACCTCTTTCCTGAGTGCTGCGTTTTCCTTCTCCAAATTCTCACTCTCCTAGAgcacaaacagaaaagaaaatacatttaatgagCTCCAGAAGTCAGAAAGATTGAGATAATGCACATTTCCTGAAGAATatgtacacagtaaaaaaaaaaaaaaatatgtaaaatttacggtaaaaaaaatTGGCAGCTGTGAAGTTGCCAGAATTTTACCGTATAAAAAAcacggtagcaacatttta
The sequence above is drawn from the Cyprinus carpio isolate SPL01 chromosome B20, ASM1834038v1, whole genome shotgun sequence genome and encodes:
- the LOC109080932 gene encoding basic leucine zipper transcriptional factor ATF-like; the encoded protein is MAQGSDNNDTSYTKSPSPGNKQGSTDDVRKVMRREKNRIAAQKSRMRQTQKADNLHLESENLEKENAALRKEVKRLTEEAKYLSTVLSNHEPLCTGLSGASTEILYGAHHGAFHQHISVPHYPL